CCGGCCCGAGGAGGGCGACTGCACGACGTATCTGATCGTCGGCTCCGACAGCCGTGAGGGCATGTCCGCGGAGGACAAGAAGCGCCTGCACACCGGCTCCGCCGACGGCAAGCGCACCGACTCCATGATGATCCTCGCCGCCTGCGGCAGCGGGAACACCATGATCTCGCTCCCCCGCGACTCCGACGTGGAGATCCCGTCCTTCGTGGGCTCGGAGTCGGGCAAGACGTTCCCGGCCCAGGGCCGCCGGGTGAAGCTGAACGCGGCGTACGCGGAGGACGGCCCCGAGCTGCTGGTCCGCACCGTGGAGCACAACACCGGCCTGCGGATCGACCACTACGCGGAGATCGGCTTCGCCGGTTTCGCGAACATCGTGGACTCGCTCGGCGGCGTCGAGATGAACATTCCCAAGGCCTTCAAGGACGAGAAGTCCGGTGCCGACTTCCAGGCGGGCACGCAGACCCTGAACGGCGAGCAGGCCCTGGCCTTCGTCCGAACCCGGTACGCGTTCGCCGGTAGTGACCTGGACCGCACCAAGAACCAGCAGAAGTTCCTCGCCGCGCTGGCCAACCAGGCAGCGACGCCGGGCACGATCCTCAACCCGTTCAGGCTCTACCCGACGCTGGGCTCGGGCCTGGACACGCTGATCGTCGACAAGGACATGTCCCTGTTCGACCTGTCGGAGATGTTCTTCGCGATGAAGAGCGTCAACGGCGGCGACGGCACGTCGATGAACATGCCCATCTCCGGCAGCCGCGGCGGCAACCTGGTCTGGGACAAGGAGAAGGTGCGCCAGCTGACGAACCAGATCAAGAACGACGAGAAGGTCACCGTCACCGCGGACTGAGAACGTCACGGTTCGAGCAAGCGGACCCGTGCCGGGGCGCCGTGCCGGGGCGCCGGTTCTGCGGGCCCGCGCCGGGGCGCCGTTGCGCGGGCCCGCGGCCGGGTTCCGCCGGCCGGGGCGGTCCCCGGCCCGGGCGTCCCGTGCCCGGCGGTCAGCTTCCCACCGCGTACGCCACGAAGTCCCCCCATGCCTCGGGGGTGAAGCCGAGCCGCGCCATGGACGGGGCGGCTCAACGCCTGGACAGTCACTGTCCGTACACGCGGCGCTCTGTTCAGAGTACGAGCGAACCGGCCACGCTGAGTGATGTGAACGTGGAAATCACCCGAACCGAATCTTCCGCTCCTGCCCGGCAGTTCACCGTCCTGCTCTCCCCCACCCGCCGGGGAGCACGGCTCGCCCGGCTGCTCACCAGGGCCCAACTGGCGTGCTGGGCCATCCCGTCGGAGTCGGCGGCGCGAGTCGTCGCCGAACTGGCCGCCAACGCCGCGCTGCACGGGCGGGTACCGGGCAGGGACTTCCGGCTCCGTCTCGCCGTCGAGGACGAGGGCGGGCGCCTGCGGATCGAGGTCACCGACACCCGAGGCGACCGGCTGCCGCCCGGCCCCGGGACCCTCACCCCTCCCGCCGACGGCGCCGAGTCGGGGCGCGGCCTGCTGATCGTCGAAGCGCTCGCCGCACGGTGGGGAGTGATTGCGGGCCCCGTACCGGGCAAGACCGTGTGGGCCGAGCTCGACCTCGTACCGTGAACGGGCCCACCGCCGTCGCGCTCGGTGGTGCGGTGTTCAGTGGCGGGGCAGCGCCTCGGCCACGACGGTCTGGGAGGGGTCGATGGCGGTCCGGCGGTCCTCGATGTCCCACAGGGTGTTCTGCAGCAGTCGGGCCAGGGTCCAGACGGCCGCGCGCCGGCGGTCCAGCCCGAGCGCCTCGGTCAGCAGGTCGAAGCGGCGCCGCACCACCCGTGGAGCGTCCCCGGTGGCGTGGAGCCTCTCCCAGCCGGTGTCCAGCGCCGGCCACAGGTCGAAACCCGGGTCACCGACGAGGGGTTCGGGGTCGATGGCCAGCCACGGCTCGCGCTCGGCGGCGAGCACGTTTCCGTAGTGCAGGTCCCAGTGCAGCATCCGGTCGCCGGGCTCGCCGACCAACTCGGCGACCGCCGACGCCCAGCGTTGCAGCCGCTGCCGGTCCTCGGGGTCCGGCAGGGCGGCTACGGCCGCCGGTACGGACGCCAGCATGTCGCGCGCGACGTCACCGAGGCCGCGCAGACCCTCCGGTGCCGGGACGGAGTGCAGCCGGGCCATCAGCCCGGCCAGGGTGGTCAGGGCCACGTCGTCGTCCCCGACCGACGCCAGTGTGCGTGAGTCGTCCAGGCGCTCCAGCAGCGAGGCGCCGTTCGGCGGGTCGTGGTCGAGCAGCCGTACGATGCCGTCGCCGTTCCACGCTCGCAGTCCGATCAGCGCGGCGGTCGTCTCCTCGCGGGGCATCTGGAGCTTGAGCGCGGCGCGGGTGCCGTCGGTGCGGCGCACCGGCACCACCAGTGAGGCCTCGCCGGAGGCGAGGCCTCCGTCGCGCTCCAGCTCCCACCGGTCGAGCAGGTCCGCCACCAGCGCGGGCAGCCGCGCGATCCAGGCCCGTTCCCCCTCGCCACCGTTCCTCGTGTACGACGCGACCAAGGCGGCGGGGACTTCGATGCCCTGCGGCGAGCTCATGGGGTGTCCTCCGGGGGAGTGGGCTTCCCACCGCGGCCACAGGCAGGGCCGGGGGCCATGCGGCGGCTGCTTCGGCATCATGCCCTCGGCGGGGGGACACGGTCATGCCCGGCCCGGAGACCGGCGGCCCTCGTCGCAGGACCGCGAGGAGCACGACGGGATCGGCGAGGAGCACGACGGGATCGGCGAGGAGCACGACGGGATCGCGACGACGCGGACGAGCCCTTCGCCGGTCCGCTCAGCCGTGTCCGGTCGGTACCGAGAGGCCGTCATAGGCATCGGGCACCGTCTCGACCGGAACGCCGGTCGTATCGACGAAGCGCGTCAGCATGGGGAACCACGCCATGATCATGATGGCTCGCGCGGCCATGTCCTGACTGCCGTAGTGCGACACGAGCTCCCGCACCTGGTCGGCGCCGAGCTTTGCGTCGGCGGCCATGTCGTCGACCATGCGGCACAGCCGCCGGTGCCAGGGCGAGAGCCGGTCCAACTCGTCGTCCAGCACGGCCCGGCTCGCCTCGCGCGGGAGTCCGGCGGCCTCCGCCAGCACGAAGTGCTGCGGAATCTCGTAGTCCGAGCCGTTCTGGCGGAAGGTGCGCAGCGCGATGACCTCGCGGTCCGCACCGGGGAACCAGTCCTTTCCGAACATCACGGACAGCAGGGTCCGGTACTCGCGGGCCACTCCGGTTCTGGCGATCATGCGCCACACGTTGAGCGGCGGCATCGACGCGAGGAACTCCACCGTCTCCGGGGCGAGCTCGTCGTCCGTGGGCAGATCGAGCTTCGGCAGGTTCTCCTGGCGCAGGGTGTGCATGACGGCTCCTCTCTCTCCGCGCCCGGGCCGCACTCCGCGGGTGGCCCCGGGCCATCTCGGCGGCGTCTCCGCGCGGCGACGGCAGGACGAGCGCGACCCGGTCCCGCTCGTACTCCGCCGTGCACCGCCGCCGTGCACCGCCGCCGTGCTCGGCCGCGCACCGCGCGCACCGCGTGCCCGCCGCCCTCACCGGTCGGTTTGGACTGCTTGCCGCAGGGACGGTCCGACCCGCCGTCCCGATATCAGGCTGTCCAGACCGGCGGGAGAACTTCAACCGGACTCTCCCCGACCGCCCGCCTCCGGGTACAGCGTGCAACGGTGCGTGGCCGCGGCTGACGCAGCGGGCCGCTTGGGCCCCCGCGATCGGCTGCTCTCCGTGAGCACGCGGGCCTCCAGAGTCTCCGCGTCCCCGCGCCCCGCGCCCCGGCCAACGGAGCAGCGCCCGGCTGATTCCCGCCTACTCACAGGGAGTTCTCAGATCATCCACAGGCGCGGTCCCCACACTCGCCCCATGACACCAGAAGAGACCGATCCGCCCCGCCCCCCACGTCCCTCACGCCGGATCGTCCTGCTCGGGGGCCTCGCCGCCGCCCTGGGCGTGTCCGCCTGCGGAAGGACCATGGTCACGGGCGTCGCCGACTCCCCCGCGACGACCGGAGCGACCGCTCCCGCCGCCTCCTCCACCGTCGCCTCGACCGAGGTGACGGGCAGCTACTCCATCCGCGACAGCACCACCGGGACGGAGATGGACGTCACCGTCAGCGGCGACACCCGCTCCATCCGTGCCAACGGGCTGCCCAACCACACGACGGGCGACTTCCCCAACCCGGGAAACCCGAACACGATATCGGCGCAGTCCTACGCGTTCGAGCTGCCGCGGTACGGCACGAAGGCCCGGGAGCTCACGCGTCTCGCCCTGCCCCAGCCCTTCGGTATAGCGATCAACGGAGTGCTCTTCGATCCCCTCGCCGCCGAGTGGTACCAGCGCGACCCGCGGTCCGGCTGGACGATCGAGGCCATCGGCCCGAAGGGAACCCTGGGCCTGGACGACAACAACGCCCATGTGCAGCCGACCGGCGCGTACCACTACCACGGCATACCCACGGGGCTCGCGGGCGTACTGAAGTCCACCGCCCACTCGCCGCTGCTCGGCTGGGCCGGCGACGGATTCCCCGTCTACGCCCGCTACGGCTACACCGACCCCCGGGACCCGGCTTCCGGCATCAGCGACCTGACCCCCTCGTACCGTCTGCGGTCCGGGACCAGGAGCGGCGGGCCCGGCGGGGCCTATGACGGTACGTACACCGAGGACTTCGAGTTCGTCGAGGGACACGGCATGCTCGACCAGGCCAACGGGCGCTTCGCGGTCACGCCCGAGTATCCGGACGGGACGTACCACTACGTCCTGACCGCCGCGTTCCCCTTCGTCCCCCGCTACTTCGCGGGTACCGTCGCGGACAGTTTCGTCAAGGCGGGGGGCGGCCAGGGACCGCGCCCGGGCGCCTGACGGCCGTAGTCGACCCGGCGACCCGATGCCGCGGTGTGCGGCGCCCCCTTCCCGGTCCGGTGAAGGGGGCGCCGGGGATGGCGCGCGTGCCGTCGTACAGCCGGCTCCGGCACGCGGGGACCCGCTACGGCAGGTTGCGGGCCATGACGATCCGCTGGACCTGGTTGGTGCCCTCGTAGATCTGGGTGATCTTGGCGTCGCGCATCATGCGTTCCACCGGGTAGTCGCGGGTGTAGCCGTAGCCGCCGAGGAGCTGGACGGCGTCGGTGGTCACCTCCATGGCCACGTCCGACGCGAAGCACTTGGCGGCGGCGCCCTGGAAGGTGAGGTCGCCGTCGTTCCGCTCGGACTTGGCCGCGGCCGCGTAGGTCAGCTGGCGGGCGGCCTCGACCTTCATCGCCATGTCGGCGAGCATGAACTGGACGCCCTGGAAGTCGGCGATCGGCTTGCCGAACTGCCTGCGCTCGCGGACGTAGCCCTTGGCGTAGTCGAGGGCGCCCTGCGCGATGCCGAGGGCCTGCGCCGCGATGGTGATGCGGGTGTGGTCCAGGGTCTTCATGGCCGTGGCGAAGCCCGTGCCCTCGGCGCCGATGATGCGGTCGGCGGGGATGCGGACGTTGTCGAGGTAGACCTCGCGGGTCGGGGAGCCCTTGATCCCGAGCTTCTTCTCGGGTGCGCCGAACGACACGCCCTCGTCGGACTTCTCGACGACGAAGGCGGAGATGCCCTTGGAGCGCTTCTCGGGGTCGGTGACGGCCATCACCGTGTAGAACTCGGACTCACCGGCGTTGGTGATCCAGCGCTTGACACCGTTGAGGACCCAGAAGTCGCCGTCGCGCACCGCGCGGGTCTTCATGCCGGCCGCGTCGGAGCCCGCGTCCGGCTCGGAGAGGCAGTACGAGAACATCGCGTCGCCCTTGGCGAGCGGGCCCAGGTACTTCTTCTTCAGCTCCTCGGAACCGGAGAGGATCACCGGCAGCGAGCCCAGCTTGTTGACCGCGGGGATCAGCGAGGACGAGGCGCAGACGCGGGCGACCTCCTCGATGACGAGCACGGTCGCGAGCGCGTCGGCGCCGGCGCCGCCGTACTCCTCCGGGACGTGCACGGCGTGCAGGTCCGCGGCCACCAGCGCGTCCAGGGCCTCCTGCGGGAAGCGGGCCTCTTCGTCGACTGCGGCCGCGAACGGCGCGATCTTCGCCTCGGCCAGCGAGCGGACCGTCTCCCTGAGCATGTCGTGCTCTTCGGACGGGCGGTACAGGTCGAAGTCAGGCACTGTGCTTCTCTCCCTTGGGCGCCAAGGTCTTTCACTCCCCTGAGCAACTGCTAATTACCGTTAAGTAACACAAACTCTAGTGGTCAGGGCCCGCCCAGGCATAGGTGAGCTTGCCGACAGCGGGAAAATGCCCTCACGCGCTCCCGGTTATGCTCGGGCCCGCAGTCCCTCCGCCCACCCCCAGGAGCAACCCCATGGCCCTCAAGATCACCGTGATCGGCACCGGGTACCTCGGCGCCACGCACGCAGCGGCGATGGCGGAGCTGGGGTTCGAGGTCCTGGGCCTGGACGTCGTCCCGGAGAAGGTCGCGACGCTGGCCGCGGGGCGGGTCCCGATGTACGAGCCGGGCCTGGAGGAACTGCTCCACCGCCATGTCGCCGGCCTGGAGGGATCCAGCGGGCGGCTGCGCTTCACCACGTCGTGGGACGAGCTGGAGGACTTCGGCGGAGACGTCCACTTCGTCTGCGTGAACACCCCGCAGAAGCACGGCGAGTACGCCTGCGACATGTCGTACGTGGACGCCGCGTTCGCCTCGCTGGCACCTCGGGTGAAGGGCGGCGCGCTGGTCGTCGGCAAGTCCACCGTGCCGGTCGGCTCGGCGGACCGGCTCGCCCGTCTGCTCGCCGAGCATGCGCCCGAAGGAGTGGACCTGGCCTGGAACCCCGAGTTCCTGCGCGAGGGCTTCGCCGTCCGGGACACCCTGCACCCGGACCGCATCGTGGTGGGCGTGGACGGCGAGCGGGCCGAGAAGCTGCTGCGCGAGGTGTACGCCACACCGATCGCCGAGGGCTCGCCGTTCGTGGTGACGGACTTCCCCACGGCGGAGCTGGTGAAGACCTCCGCGAACTCGTTCCTCGCCACGAAGATCTCGTTCATCAACGCCATGGCGGAGGTGTGCGAGGCGGCCGGTGGCGACGTGGTGAAGCTGGCCGAGGCGATCGGCCACGACGAGCGGATCGGCAAGAAGTTCCTGCGGGCCGGGATCGGCTTCGGAGGCGGCTGCCTGCCCAAGGACATCCGCGCGTTCATGGCACGCGCCGGTGAGCTCGGCGCCGACCAGGCGCTGACGTTCCTGCGCGAGGTCGACTCGATCAACATGCGCCGCCGCGGTCACATGGTGGAGCTCGCCCGGGAGGCCGTGGGCGGCGGGTCCTTCCTGGGCACCCGGGTCGCCGTGCTGGGAGCGACGTTCAAGCCGGACTCGGACGACGTCCGCGACTCGCCGGCACTGAACGTCGCCGGGCAGATCCACCTCCAGGGCGGCCAGGTCACCGTCTACGACCCCAAGGGCATGGACAACGCCCGGCTGGTCTTCCCCACGCTCGGCTACGCGGACAGCGCACTGGAGGCCGTGCGCGGCGCTGACGTCGTGCTGCATCTGACCGAGTGGCGCGAGTTCCGTGAGCTCGACCCGGCGGCGCTGGGCGAGGTGGCGTTCCGCCGGATCGTGCTCGACGGGCGCAACGCGCTGGACGGGACGAAGTGGCGCGAGGCCGGCTGGACGTACCGGGCGATGGGCCGGCCCCGCGCCTGAGCAGCCGCCGTCTCAGCCGGCGCAGAGGCAGAACGGGTGACCGGCGGGGTCCGCGTAGACGCGGAAGCCGCGTGAGCGGTCGTCGACGTCCAGCGGCTTCGCGCCGAGCGCCAGCACCCGGGCCTCGGCGGCGTCCATGTCCTCGACGGTCAGGTCGAGGTGGAACTGCTGCGAGGACTCCGGCGACGGCCATGCGGGAGCGGTGTGCCCCGGGGCCGCCTGGAAGGCGAGCGGCGTGCCCCGGTATCCGGTGAGGGTGACCCAGTCGTCGCCGTCCCGCTCCACCGCGGCGCCGAGGATCTCTGCGTAGAAGGCGGCGAGTGCGCGCGGGTCGGCGCAGTCCAGGACGACGGTCCCCAGTGTGGCGATGGCCATGGTGCTTCCTCTCGTACGGACGGACGGTTACCGGTGAAGAGCTTTTACCGGTAACGCGTGACCACATGTTCCCGCAGTGGCGGTAACGTCGCAACCATGAATGACAGGGCTCCGGCACCCGGCGGGCTCGCGCTGATCGAGTCGCTGGTCAACACGCTGAGCGTCGACACGGGCGCGGACGCGCTGGACACCGCGGACGGACGCGCGGCGTTCGGGCTCGGGGAGGCGGAGGTACCGGCCGCGAGGGAACTGCGCGAGGCGCTGCGGGCCGCGTGCCTGGCGCACGCCGGTCACACCGCGCCCGGGCGCCGCGCCTCGGACCTGGACCGGATCCTGGCGGGCGCGCCGCTGCGCGTCCGGGTGGACGACACCGGCTCCGCGACCCTC
The Streptomyces tirandamycinicus DNA segment above includes these coding regions:
- a CDS encoding CGNR zinc finger domain-containing protein, whose amino-acid sequence is MNDRAPAPGGLALIESLVNTLSVDTGADALDTADGRAAFGLGEAEVPAARELREALRAACLAHAGHTAPGRRASDLDRILAGAPLRVRVDDTGSATLRPAAEPADLASRVAAAIAEATADGTWARLKACQAEDCLWAYYDRSPAGRSRWCSMAVCGSRAKMRAYRSRRGG
- a CDS encoding acyl-CoA dehydrogenase, producing the protein MPDFDLYRPSEEHDMLRETVRSLAEAKIAPFAAAVDEEARFPQEALDALVAADLHAVHVPEEYGGAGADALATVLVIEEVARVCASSSLIPAVNKLGSLPVILSGSEELKKKYLGPLAKGDAMFSYCLSEPDAGSDAAGMKTRAVRDGDFWVLNGVKRWITNAGESEFYTVMAVTDPEKRSKGISAFVVEKSDEGVSFGAPEKKLGIKGSPTREVYLDNVRIPADRIIGAEGTGFATAMKTLDHTRITIAAQALGIAQGALDYAKGYVRERRQFGKPIADFQGVQFMLADMAMKVEAARQLTYAAAAKSERNDGDLTFQGAAAKCFASDVAMEVTTDAVQLLGGYGYTRDYPVERMMRDAKITQIYEGTNQVQRIVMARNLP
- a CDS encoding YHYH protein encodes the protein MTPEETDPPRPPRPSRRIVLLGGLAAALGVSACGRTMVTGVADSPATTGATAPAASSTVASTEVTGSYSIRDSTTGTEMDVTVSGDTRSIRANGLPNHTTGDFPNPGNPNTISAQSYAFELPRYGTKARELTRLALPQPFGIAINGVLFDPLAAEWYQRDPRSGWTIEAIGPKGTLGLDDNNAHVQPTGAYHYHGIPTGLAGVLKSTAHSPLLGWAGDGFPVYARYGYTDPRDPASGISDLTPSYRLRSGTRSGGPGGAYDGTYTEDFEFVEGHGMLDQANGRFAVTPEYPDGTYHYVLTAAFPFVPRYFAGTVADSFVKAGGGQGPRPGA
- a CDS encoding aminoglycoside phosphotransferase family protein codes for the protein MSSPQGIEVPAALVASYTRNGGEGERAWIARLPALVADLLDRWELERDGGLASGEASLVVPVRRTDGTRAALKLQMPREETTAALIGLRAWNGDGIVRLLDHDPPNGASLLERLDDSRTLASVGDDDVALTTLAGLMARLHSVPAPEGLRGLGDVARDMLASVPAAVAALPDPEDRQRLQRWASAVAELVGEPGDRMLHWDLHYGNVLAAEREPWLAIDPEPLVGDPGFDLWPALDTGWERLHATGDAPRVVRRRFDLLTEALGLDRRRAAVWTLARLLQNTLWDIEDRRTAIDPSQTVVAEALPRH
- a CDS encoding ATP-binding protein encodes the protein MNVEITRTESSAPARQFTVLLSPTRRGARLARLLTRAQLACWAIPSESAARVVAELAANAALHGRVPGRDFRLRLAVEDEGGRLRIEVTDTRGDRLPPGPGTLTPPADGAESGRGLLIVEALAARWGVIAGPVPGKTVWAELDLVP
- a CDS encoding LCP family protein, with product MNDWPDGYGHGSRGAEPEGPRVMRHVRRRPIPQQPQGYDDRHDAPYDSGYNTGQVYGSPSGRGRGGYGGPGEPPAYGRPAPDWRRRLKVGSITVLVLALGVSIGTYFWADSKMRREVDLAKVIDRPEEGDCTTYLIVGSDSREGMSAEDKKRLHTGSADGKRTDSMMILAACGSGNTMISLPRDSDVEIPSFVGSESGKTFPAQGRRVKLNAAYAEDGPELLVRTVEHNTGLRIDHYAEIGFAGFANIVDSLGGVEMNIPKAFKDEKSGADFQAGTQTLNGEQALAFVRTRYAFAGSDLDRTKNQQKFLAALANQAATPGTILNPFRLYPTLGSGLDTLIVDKDMSLFDLSEMFFAMKSVNGGDGTSMNMPISGSRGGNLVWDKEKVRQLTNQIKNDEKVTVTAD
- a CDS encoding VOC family protein codes for the protein MAIATLGTVVLDCADPRALAAFYAEILGAAVERDGDDWVTLTGYRGTPLAFQAAPGHTAPAWPSPESSQQFHLDLTVEDMDAAEARVLALGAKPLDVDDRSRGFRVYADPAGHPFCLCAG
- a CDS encoding UDP-glucose dehydrogenase family protein codes for the protein MALKITVIGTGYLGATHAAAMAELGFEVLGLDVVPEKVATLAAGRVPMYEPGLEELLHRHVAGLEGSSGRLRFTTSWDELEDFGGDVHFVCVNTPQKHGEYACDMSYVDAAFASLAPRVKGGALVVGKSTVPVGSADRLARLLAEHAPEGVDLAWNPEFLREGFAVRDTLHPDRIVVGVDGERAEKLLREVYATPIAEGSPFVVTDFPTAELVKTSANSFLATKISFINAMAEVCEAAGGDVVKLAEAIGHDERIGKKFLRAGIGFGGGCLPKDIRAFMARAGELGADQALTFLREVDSINMRRRGHMVELAREAVGGGSFLGTRVAVLGATFKPDSDDVRDSPALNVAGQIHLQGGQVTVYDPKGMDNARLVFPTLGYADSALEAVRGADVVLHLTEWREFRELDPAALGEVAFRRIVLDGRNALDGTKWREAGWTYRAMGRPRA